The genomic segment tTTCAGTTTTGAGTCTTGCAGTTCTGCAGTCATCAGTTTTTTTGACTGATGCATCTGCAGTTTGGGAAAAGATAACTTGGCTTCCTTGGAGCTTTATTAGTTATCTCGTTATCTTGATCTTTGAAATACTTGCATATCCAAGTACTAATATTTAAACCTCTGATAGCTAACAAAGGCTCCTACCTGACATTTAGCCTAACATGACCCAACTTGTACCAGGCATTTTCGTCACTACCTAGTtagttttagttcagtttctagagattttagttatttatgtttttcattattctactttctttctttctctttgagtGTGTGACTTTGCTGCAATTTTCCATTTGGAAAGTACTCCAACTACAGTATCTTTCTTTGTTAGCAATGTTTATAACTGTGATGAATTTACTTTTGAGTTTAAGATTTACGAGGTGTTTACATGACTTTGTCTACCACCTAAATACAGTCACACCTGTGGCTTAAAATGTTTGACCCACTGAGGTGACAGGTGTACACCTCCGTGAGGAACTTACCCTGAGTGCTGACGACTCTCCTTCTTTAGCCCTGTCCATAGAAACAGACCGTTTATTCTCGAACATCTTGACTCTGTTAAGCACCGACTGTGGTTTCATGGCCGGGTCCTCATCCAGGTCTTCCCGGGGCGGAGGAGGGAGCGGTTTGGAGCCCGGAGTGATTGCTGGCTCACCTGGGGATGGCAGGGTCTCTGGTTTAGGAGGGGAAATTGTGGATTCAGAGTTCATCATAGGCTCATGCATCCCTGGCTTATAGCCCCGGTTTGGAGGCCCAGGAATGTAGGTGGGCCTCAGACCAGAATCACCGTAATACTGCTTTGGTGCCTCTGGCGATCGAGGTGAATTAATGGGGAAGCTGTGAGGTTCTGCCTCATAAGGAGAGCGGGCTTCATAGCCAGCGGGGGGTGGGGGTTCATCATAACGAATGGGCCCAGGTTTACTGTGGCGGGGTCTGCCATCGTAGCCCACTGGTGGGGCCTCATCGTAGCGCGGCTGAGGGGGGCTGTAATCCCTCCCTGGTGCATCCTCATAGGGGGACCGGGGGTTGTAGCCCATGGGTTGCTGGTGGCCCGGCTGGTACCCTGCGGGCTGGGAGGACGAGGTCTGCTGGTCATATGGGGGCCACTGTTCGTTGTAATGAGGCACACGGTTGTCGTAGTGCAGGTGAGAGTCGGTGTTGTGAGGCTTTGGTTCTGTGTAGCCGCCTCCATCGTATCCGTAAGGCGGGTGGTCATATTCGCGGTATGGCTGTTTGTCCTGATACGGCGGCTGGTGACTGTAGCTCATAGACGGCTTCAGGCCATGGTTTATTCGTACAGGGTCCTCCATATTGTACAGATCTTTCTTGTACATCTGTGAAGAAACAGCAGTAAATTAATACATCCATCATATCGTCATCATTTTGAGCTTTTAACAACCACCATGTTGAAGGACAGAAAGCAGTCAGGGAAAAATGCTTTCCCAACACCAGATTAAGAATAATTACAAGATTAAATTCAAGACAATATtggaaaataaactgaaacctTGAGGAACTGAACATGTCTAACATTAACCAAAACATTAGAACATAAATCCTTCTAccatttaattaaacaaatgtcAATTCAAAGCAAACCTTTGTCCATTATTCAAAAACAGTTCTGAATGCCTGTTTGACAAGATGCCTCTCaagaatgataataataatccataTGAACACAACTGGGttttacacattaacacattttataaaatagtGAACTAACAGCAGCAATTTGCACATTTCTGAAAGGCCTCATTTCAAACATATGATGTGTAGCCTGTAGACAGCTATCTAGTTACAGTACTTCCTATGGAAGAAGGTTGATTTGTTGGCATCTACTCAGGACAAAACTACTAAACTGAAGACACAATGCAGTGTGCTGATGTAAGTTTGTTTTTCCATAGGGAGAATTGCTTGATGGAAATAATTACCAAGAGTACTGTCTGCAGGTTAGCTTTCATCATGCAACCAACATTCAGTTTGCGTCTAATGCAACGTCAAACTACTGGCACTACAACAGACGACACATCTACCACTACGATGCCACTGTAAGTGCTACTATCGTTCATCTACAGAAGAGAGTTAAAGCTGAAAGGAACCCAAAAAACATTAGGAGCCATGCAAAGGAAGTAAGAGGCAACAGTTAGGGCTGGTTGTGGATTTCTTCACCCTGGTCAAAGACTCAGATGTACCAGTCCTTCTGGTCTCCCAGCCCACTGTGGTGCATGTGGACTAGTCTGTCGCACATTTTCTCTGGGAGCCAGAGGCACACAGTGGGCTCAGTGAGTCACACAGTGTGGGCATGTCATGCAGAGAGCGAGTGGAAAGCATGTGCGAGAAGACAGGCAGTTAAAACAGCAGGCTGGGGCCCAGGCCCGGTCCGAGTGGCTGGTGAAACAGCGGGTACCTTTGGTTCTGGACCAGGCGGTCCAGACGGGTGGGGTtcatgtggtggtggtgggggctgAATAAGCTCAGGGGCAGGGCTGGGGCTGCTAAGTGAGTCAGCCTGAGGAGCTGCGGCTGCAGCAGGTGGCTCCTCTAGGTGCATACCCTCTAGCTGTACAGGCTGCTCAACAGCAGGGGGCGCTACCACCGTCGGAGGCAACGAGGGCATGGGCAGAGCAGCCTCATCTTGCTGTGAAGTATTGTTAAGAGACATTTATAACACAGCCTGCCAAGggcacacaaagtacagctcaCCCCAACACCATGATCTTCTTCCTTACACTGAATCAGTTTTACACCAGCACCACCACTTGCAAAAATGTGGTTAGAATACATAACATACCAGTAGCTTCTAAAACATATTCTTTTCTTAGCAAAGGACATTTAATCTTAACAAAGGTCAGGGCacaacactgaacacaaaggAGCTATTCCTCTGCTCTGCAGTCATATACTTTTAGCCATACATCCATCTCTGATGGGGGCAGCCTGCAGTGGTCTGCCTGCAAAGCTAGGTATGACTTTACCTGTTGCGGAACAGCCATCTTGAACCCAGCAGGGTCTATGCGACTGGCTGGGTCGGGCTGCACAGGGTGCTGGTATCCAGGGTAACCAGGGGTGTCCTGAATTACAGGTGGGTCTTCTCGCACAGGCTCGGAAGAGCGGGTGATGGCAGGCTCCGTGGGCAGACCAACCTCGTCATTCAAAGTCTCGTCTAGTTCCTGGTCTGTGTACGCTCCACCCTCCGTGTCTGTGTCCTCATAGTCAGAAGTGTGGCGGCTGTCTGTGCTATACATGGAGTATTCACTACCTGGCGCTGACAGGTAGGACAGACGGTCGTCGTGGATATCCAAGTCATCCTCTGTAGTGCCGTCCGcctgagcagagcagagaaatgATCATCTCGTGTCGCTCAGTCAGACTGACTCAAAAGATATTGTTCAACGAAATGGAATGACAAAACCTAACAGGCCCGTCTCTCACCTTGCCCTCTGACACCCACACTAACTGGTTCTGCTGTTGCTGGATTGTTTCTTTCAGAGCTCCGTACCAGCCGTCATTCATATTGTTCAAGTTGATAGTGGCTAAGAGAGAATATTTTTGGGTCACAATCACTTCAGcaagaataaaacatgtaaaagagACAATATACATTTGAAATTTACTGTGTTTTAACACTCTCTGCCCACTCACTGGTGAACAGGTGGTGATTATTCTTCCTCAGTTTGATGGCTCTCTCATAGAGCTTCCTGGCGCTCTTCCTGGACTCTGGACACAGTCTGGTCCTCATGTTCTTCACACCCTGTTTATTATCAGGATTTAGGAAGACTACAATCGGATACCACTGAGCATAGTTCAGCCTGTCCACAGCGTTTGGGGTGATGTCCAGCACAGCGTGTTTGTCCTTCATGAGATAAAGACGGGAAAGATTAGGGATGAAAAATAtatctgtgacaaaataatctaaaaaccTACAATGCATTTTATATGATAAAAGGAGGCATACTCACTCTGTCAATGATCTGCTTGATGGTGTGAAGGCGAATGATTCCTGAACTACGCTGGTCTGTTCCTGCATCTCTCGGTTCACTCTCTGGAGACAAGGTCAGAGGGATTTATGTAGAAAACAGGTTTACTGTCAGTTGATGTTATCTTCAATATATGaacaatataatacatacaaacatacttGCAAGCTCAAAAAGATCTGGCTCTTCTCTGGAGAGTTTTTCTCGAGCAACATCAGCAATGGGCCCAAATATCACCACAGGTCTCAGGAAACcagctgaacaaaaaaaaaaaaaaaaatatatatatatatatatatacacattatcaGACTCAGAACACAGCTTTAGTCTCACATTGATCAGATCGGTCAGATCCCTCACCCTCTCTCAATACAACTCTTTCATAAGCCGGAAACTTTGTTTGGACTGGCTGGGAAGAGAGGTCCTCTCTGCTCTTTCTCAGGTTCCTCTTCGAGCTGCGAAGACCACGAAACCTCCAGAAGTCAGCCCTGTCACCCCCTGCTGTTTTGGGGAGAGTGTATTGCACGCTGGAGAGCTGCTCCGCTCTATTGACAAATGGCAGAAAGACAGAGGCAGTTCTTAAAGTAACACAAGCTAATGGGTGTGTCATAAACTTGGCACAGCTAACTTCAACACTGCCAATACCTAAGGACATTACATGGCAATGATAATCATAACAAATTGAATACAAATAGGGGACCTGACTGTCTATTGTTGTGACAAACATTTATCCAGCATGTCACTCGTTGAGATAACTGATGTACGATTCAAGCCAAAGCAGACACATATGTCTGTTAGGATGCCGTCACCTGTTTTTGTTGGGGATGATACCCCTCTCCACCTCTTGGTGGTTCTTGCCGATGCGAATAGCCAGCCAGGAGCCCAGCTTGCCGTTATAGAGGGTGTCCACCACACGGAACACCTCACCCTTGTTAAAGCTTAACCCATACGGAGATTCCTTCTCATACTCAAAGTGTGTCCGGATGTAGAAGGAGTCACCGACATCTGACTCCACTATCCGCCGATACACTGAACAGGAAAGAGCAGTGAGTTAGGAACACCAGGCCAATGTGACCAATAGAAATTAATCTCTTGtctcatctcttctctcatctcCTTACTCACTTCACTTACCATCTTTCTTCTTCTGGGCCAGAATGGTGACCTCTTCACCCTTAGGAAGGTCAAGGAGAAACAGCACCGCCTCCTCTCGGATTATGTTTGCAAAATCTACATTATTTACCTGGAATTTGGGAACACAGAGGTTACTGCTTTATGCTTTCCACAGAAAAACTTTAAGGACTTTTAAGTTTAAGTTAAGGAGTAGGCTTTATTGTTCATAAAATGCGTGAGTGTAAATCTCTATTTAGATAAAGGTTTACATAGCTCTTCCTGTTCTCAGTATTGCCTGGGTAACTGCAGGTTTTACTGCACTGCAAGAACTCAAGTAATTCCTCATTATACTTggagaaaggaggaggtggTACAAACAGCAAGATATATGGCTTTGAGGAAATGGGACAAACACAGCGAGAGGAAACACAGTTTTTTTGTATGTGCTCCCTCGGGGCCATTGCTAAGAGACCAGCCCGGAGGTACAGGAATTTTGGAGCAGCTAGTGTGTAAAACCATgaataaaatttttttttttaaaaaaggcgaAAAGCTTGAGGACGCATACCCCATAAAACATGGCTGTTTACAGACACTATCAGGTACCCATTGTTAAaacaaggagaagaaaaaacaatccTTTGTAACAGAATAAGAGCTCTAAGTTTTGGACATATAACTTTTTACAATCTCATTTTTACAACAACTCTTAAATTCAAAAACAACCACTTGATTTCAGCTGTCAGGTTATACACTTGATGTGTTAAAAATTAAGTATCTCACCCTGAGAATTTGGTCGCCCTCCTCCAGGCCCTCCTTAGCAGCTGGGCTATCCTCCAGCACTCCGGCTACGAAGATGCCCACGTCATTCCCCCCAGCCAGCCGCAGCCCCACACTCTCCCCCTTCTTGAACTTTACCAGCTTCATGCTTGGCCTGGGGATGGGGAATAAATACAATAGTTGAGCTGATTTTATCTGACATGACACCATTTGATGGCATTTCCCTCTTTCCAATGCAAACTTCACTTTATGAATAGTTTAGTGACTCTTGGATGCCAGCCAAGCTTCTCTTTTGTTGGGACTCTTTAGTGAGCTTACAAACTGTAAAattgttcaataaaaaaaagaacacaacatCTGAATATCTCTGCTAGGTGCTACGTGCCACGAAATACACATTTCTTAGCAGCATTGACATCTTTGCCTTGTGGCAGCAAAAATGCCCTGCTTTGTATATATAATTGAGGGCAGGATGTAAACAGAAGCATTTTGTAAACTGTCAGCTGCTGTTCCAAGATGTGCTGTTATGTGAACTGCAGGTTAAAATTCCTCCCTCACGGTTGCCTTCTCTTTTTAAAAGTGAACTGAGAACTCATTGAGTGAGGCGCTCACAAAAGGTCACATAGTAGCTTTTGTCTTAGATTTTAAGAAGACTTAAATATTTGATGGTATGACATATTACACTGTTAATATTACCGTAGGATGCTATCGTCATGGGCAGCGCTTGGCACAGGGGCATCAGAGGGACTCACTGGCAGGTCTACATCTGGCTGTCCAGGCTGAGCGTACACTGGCTTGGGCTCTGAacaaaccacacaaacaaactcacgTTATTAATGCAGACAGATGATGAACACATAAAAATGCactgaacatgtttaaaaacaaagtaatacTCCCTGAAACACGCTCACAACTTAACAATATTGCAAATACATATGTTAAAGTGAGAACAAGTACAccaatgaaaaaacacaactgttcAAAACCACACATAGGCAAAGTATTatctcacacagacaaacacacacacacatacactcaaggCACACAGTGTCCTGAGCATGGAGGTCAAACAGAAAGGcagcacagtgctgcaggctggGGAGGAACGTCAGACTCGATCAACTCATATGGTTTATTTTCACTTGGCTCCAGGCAAACTCAGCCAGGCTCAGCAGGCGTCTGGATCTAACTTTTGGTAGTTGTGCTTTTAAAAAGGGCAAAAATGACTGGTTCAAACAAGATTTCATGTTACTATCATGAAGTAATTTAATCTTCTACTGCTTATGATGGACAGGGAAATCCATGCTAACGTGTTGTATTTGCTCACAGGTATGGAAACAAGACACAAATTATGGGTGTACTAAGATATGTTCTGATTTACAAATAATATgtcttgcatgcacacacaatgaTCTGGTTTAATGGCTGACCTGGGAGTGGTGGGAGCTGCTTCTCTTCTCTAGCCGTTTCCTTCGGTTTGGGCAGAGGAACCTCCTCTGCTAGCTTCGCCGGTGTTGAAGCTGGCTTCGATATACGTTCGTCATCGCGACTTCTGTGACTGCAGGCAAAAATAGATGTCTTTGTATGATTTATCTTTAGAAAAGGAATACATGACATTATAAATAGTGTATTCTGGAGATGTAGAGCTTGGAGGCAACTACAGAGCTTTAAGGCTACATCTTGACTACACGCAACAATACCAAGGCTGTACACCACTCAATAAAAAACCTAGACTGAAACTTCCTCTGCAGTCGACACTCACtggctgagaaaataaaaaacaggcagaaaaaaaaaaaaaaactgtctgagGCTGCATCTTATTCTTGAAGGTCACCACTTTGTCTTTCCACTCTTTTGTGCTCTATTTTTAGAGCAGCTTATCTAAGGTGTCAGAGTGGATTCTGTCCTCTAGGTGAATTTCACTGTGTGGCTCTGGCTTTAGACCAGCAATGACTTCAATGCCAGTTTTAAAACAGTAAGGCTGTGTAAACTGATACACAGTGACCCTGGCCAATTACGAGTCAGATAATTGTAAATGATGACAGAATTTCCCTGTGTTTTGATAAATGTTGACATTCCTGATGTGTCTCAAATGAGAAATCAGAAGGGAACATAAGTAAGCAAAGCAGGCTGTCCAGTGGCACGGCTTTATGGCTCCAAGTCCAACCTCCTGGTCACATGGCTGCTCACTGGCACAACTTTACTGGCAAAACACTGCTTTATTCACAGGATGAGTGACAAAGTCACCATAAAGGACCGTGTTTTTAACTGCCAACTTCCTGAACTGAGAGAAAAGGTCACAGGTCACCGATCAGGTTCAGATAAACAATAACATCCTGTCAAAGGATCTCCTTCCTGTTAATTAAAATACTTTCGTAAATGAATTACTTAAACCTAGCCTAGATGTGTCATAAGTAAATTActaaacatttttgcttttggcCTCATAACATACAAAATTACACATATAATAAGGAGAAAGATCTTAGCTAAAAGAAAAGACAGTGACACTGATAGTTGGTGATGGCCTTTTGTCCCTTCATTGTTACAGCCATTTGTCCCTGTGCCAAACATGCAGTTTGCCCACCAAAACATTCAGGGATCCTGTGACACTTTAACAGGACTCTGTCATCTCAAGTCAAAACAAGATGTGTCACTGAATAATTTATGTTGTATAAAGTCACTTCAGCAATATTCCACTAGGTAATAATTTACTGTTAGACAAAACTCTGATTATCCTGGCACAAATTCATAATTTCTCTATTGCAAAGATGAGTTGTTTGTAAAAGTCCTAAAACCTAAGAATAGACATACTTGTCTATTAATCTACATTAAATCTATTCAAGATCTATTACCACTACTAT from the Siniperca chuatsi isolate FFG_IHB_CAS linkage group LG4, ASM2008510v1, whole genome shotgun sequence genome contains:
- the tjp1b gene encoding tight junction protein ZO-1 isoform X16; its protein translation is MITCAFLWVGFLVAVDSTMVNYQKYITVMQLALGVTASNKEHCLPPRKRMWIHPSPTAGSITAASSVSTIQGKPSLRRIKGRIHRSKSLDSIDLLDSNSAAMEETVIWEQHTVTLHRAPGFGFGIAISGGRDNPHFQSGETSIVISDVLKGGPAEGLLQENDRVVMVNAVSMDNVEHAYAVQQLRKSGKIAKITIRRKRKVHVPMGRLGERETMSEHDEEEDSYDEEIYETRSGRSGAYSGVGGAVGRRSGRSSGRRDRERERSGSRERSLSPRSDRRSHNLPPRPAKVTLVKSRKNEEYGLRLASHIFVKDISPESLAARDGNIQEGDVVLKINGTVTENLSLIDAKKLIERSKGKLKMVVQRDDRATLLNIPDLDDSIASANASDRDDISDIHSLASDHSNRSHDRHRSSRSRSPDRRSEPSDHSRHSPPQISNGSHRSRDDERISKPASTPAKLAEEVPLPKPKETAREEKQLPPLPEPKPVYAQPGQPDVDLPVSPSDAPVPSAAHDDSILRPSMKLVKFKKGESVGLRLAGGNDVGIFVAGVLEDSPAAKEGLEEGDQILRVNNVDFANIIREEAVLFLLDLPKGEEVTILAQKKKDVYRRIVESDVGDSFYIRTHFEYEKESPYGLSFNKGEVFRVVDTLYNGKLGSWLAIRIGKNHQEVERGIIPNKNRAEQLSSVQYTLPKTAGGDRADFWRFRGLRSSKRNLRKSREDLSSQPVQTKFPAYERVVLREAGFLRPVVIFGPIADVAREKLSREEPDLFELAKSEPRDAGTDQRSSGIIRLHTIKQIIDRDKHAVLDITPNAVDRLNYAQWYPIVVFLNPDNKQGVKNMRTRLCPESRKSARKLYERAIKLRKNNHHLFTTTINLNNMNDGWYGALKETIQQQQNQLVWVSEGKADGTTEDDLDIHDDRLSYLSAPGSEYSMYSTDSRHTSDYEDTDTEGGAYTDQELDETLNDEVGLPTEPAITRSSEPVREDPPVIQDTPGYPGYQHPVQPDPASRIDPAGFKMAVPQQQDEAALPMPSLPPTVVAPPAVEQPVQLEGMHLEEPPAAAAAPQADSLSSPSPAPELIQPPPPPHEPHPSGPPGPEPKMYKKDLYNMEDPVRINHGLKPSMSYSHQPPYQDKQPYREYDHPPYGYDGGGYTEPKPHNTDSHLHYDNRVPHYNEQWPPYDQQTSSSQPAGYQPGHQQPMGYNPRSPYEDAPGRDYSPPQPRYDEAPPVGYDGRPRHSKPGPIRYDEPPPPAGYEARSPYEAEPHSFPINSPRSPEAPKQYYGDSGLRPTYIPGPPNRGYKPGMHEPMMNSESTISPPKPETLPSPGEPAITPGSKPLPPPPREDLDEDPAMKPQSVLNRVKMFENKRSVSMDRAKEGESSALRPADVPKPVSAPGPVLKANSLSNLEQEKSTYRAPEPQKPHTKPMDDVVRSNHYDPDEDEEYYRKQLSYFDRRSFDSKAMGQPSPGINRFHDLPKPAQLSYPYNRVESVEKVSPVEKRYEPLPQISPSSQYGPPASAIPPNTLPKLSPIEANSIPEPLSSPNPKPELAALRPASRDEPTPGGYLPPRGLPDKSPVNGTDAAPPKTLGAPAPTNYNRYVPKPYTNSARPFERKFDSPKFNHNLLPNDIQVKTDLLSKPSVVSNSGGKPQLSPQPLDHDSGLDTFTRTMDNRPKYQHNNINAIPKAIPVSPSTLDDDEEDEGHTVVATARGIFNCNGGVLSSIETGVSIIIPQGAIPESVEQEIYFKVCRDNSILPPLDKEKGETLLSPLVMCGPHGLKFLKPVELRLPHCDPKTWQNKSLPGDPNYLVGANCVSVLIDHF
- the tjp1b gene encoding tight junction protein ZO-1 isoform X11 yields the protein MITCAFLWVGFLVAVDSTMVNYQKYITVMQLALGVTASNKEHCLPPRKRMWIHPSPTAGSITAASSVSTIQGKPSLRRIKGRIHRSKSLDSIDLLDSNSAAMEETVIWEQHTVTLHRAPGFGFGIAISGGRDNPHFQSGETSIVISDVLKGGPAEGLLQENDRVVMVNAVSMDNVEHAYAVQQLRKSGKIAKITIRRKRKVHVPMGRLGERETMSEHDEEEDSYDEEIYETRSGRSGAYSGVGGAVGRRSGRSSGRRDRERERSGSRERSLSPRSDRRSHNLPPRPAKVTLVKSRKNEEYGLRLASHIFVKDISPESLAARDGNIQEGDVVLKINGTVTENLSLIDAKKLIERSKGKLKMVVQRDDRATLLNIPDLDDSIASANASDRDDISDIHSLASDHSNRSHDRHRSSRSRSPDRRSEPSDHSRHSPPQISNGSHRSRDDERISKPASTPAKLAEEVPLPKPKETAREEKQLPPLPEPKPVYAQPGQPDVDLPVSPSDAPVPSAAHDDSILRPSMKLVKFKKGESVGLRLAGGNDVGIFVAGVLEDSPAAKEGLEEGDQILRVNNVDFANIIREEAVLFLLDLPKGEEVTILAQKKKDVYRRIVESDVGDSFYIRTHFEYEKESPYGLSFNKGEVFRVVDTLYNGKLGSWLAIRIGKNHQEVERGIIPNKNRAEQLSSVQYTLPKTAGGDRADFWRFRGLRSSKRNLRKSREDLSSQPVQTKFPAYERVVLREAGFLRPVVIFGPIADVAREKLSREEPDLFELAKSEPRDAGTDQRSSGIIRLHTIKQIIDRDKHAVLDITPNAVDRLNYAQWYPIVVFLNPDNKQGVKNMRTRLCPESRKSARKLYERAIKLRKNNHHLFTTTINLNNMNDGWYGALKETIQQQQNQLVWVSEGKADGTTEDDLDIHDDRLSYLSAPGSEYSMYSTDSRHTSDYEDTDTEGGAYTDQELDETLNDEVGLPTEPAITRSSEPVREDPPVIQDTPGYPGYQHPVQPDPASRIDPAGFKMAVPQQQDEAALPMPSLPPTVVAPPAVEQPVQLEGMHLEEPPAAAAAPQADSLSSPSPAPELIQPPPPPHEPHPSGPPGPEPKMYKKDLYNMEDPVRINHGLKPSMSYSHQPPYQDKQPYREYDHPPYGYDGGGYTEPKPHNTDSHLHYDNRVPHYNEQWPPYDQQTSSSQPAGYQPGHQQPMGYNPRSPYEDAPGRDYSPPQPRYDEAPPVGYDGRPRHSKPGPIRYDEPPPPAGYEARSPYEAEPHSFPINSPRSPEAPKQYYGDSGLRPTYIPGPPNRGYKPGMHEPMMNSESTISPPKPETLPSPGEPAITPGSKPLPPPPREDLDEDPAMKPQSVLNRVKMFENKRSVSMDRAKEGESSALRPADVPKPVSAPGPVLKANSLSNLEQEKSTYRAPEPQKPHTKPMDDVVRSNHYDPDEDEEYYRKQLSYFDRRSFDSKAMGQPSPGINRFHDLPKPAQLSYPYNRVESVEKVSPVEKRYEPLPQISPSSQYGPPASAIPPNTLPKLSPIEANSIPEPLSSPNPKPELAALRPASRDEPTPGGYLPPRGLPDKSPVNGTDAAPPKTLGAPAPTNYNRYVPKPYTNSARPFERKFDSPKFNHNLLPNDIQVKTDLLSKPSVVSNSGGKPQLSPQPLDHDSGLDTFTRTMDNRPKYQHNNINAIPKAIPVSPSTLDDDEEDEGHTVVATARGIFNCNGGVLSSIETGVSIIIPQGAIPESVEQEIYFKVCRDNSILPPLDKEKGETLLSPLVMCGPHGLKFLKPVELRLPHCASMTPDGWSFALKSSDSSSGDPKTWQNKSLPGDPNYLVGANCVSVLIDHF
- the tjp1b gene encoding tight junction protein ZO-1 isoform X9 gives rise to the protein MITCAFLWVGFLVAVDSTMVNYQKYITVMQLALGVTASNKEHCLPPRKRMWIHPSPTAGSITAASSVSTIQGKPSLRRIKGRIHRSKSLDSIDLLDSNSAAMEETVIWEQHTVTLHRAPGFGFGIAISGGRDNPHFQSGETSIVISDVLKGGPAEGLLQENDRVVMVNAVSMDNVEHAYAVQQLRKSGKIAKITIRRKRKVHVPMGRLGERETMSEHDEEEDSYDEEIYETRSGRSGAYSGVGGAVGRRSGRSSGRRDRERERSGSRERSLSPRSDRRSHNLPPRPAKVTLVKSRKNEEYGLRLASHIFVKDISPESLAARDGNIQEGDVVLKINGTVTENLSLIDAKKLIERSKGKLKMVVQRDDRATLLNIPDLDDSIASANASDRDDISDIHSLASDHSNRSHDRHRSSRSRSPDRRSEPSDHSRHSPPQISNGSWRIPHRSRDDERISKPASTPAKLAEEVPLPKPKETAREEKQLPPLPEPKPVYAQPGQPDVDLPVSPSDAPVPSAAHDDSILRPSMKLVKFKKGESVGLRLAGGNDVGIFVAGVLEDSPAAKEGLEEGDQILRVNNVDFANIIREEAVLFLLDLPKGEEVTILAQKKKDVYRRIVESDVGDSFYIRTHFEYEKESPYGLSFNKGEVFRVVDTLYNGKLGSWLAIRIGKNHQEVERGIIPNKNRAEQLSSVQYTLPKTAGGDRADFWRFRGLRSSKRNLRKSREDLSSQPVQTKFPAYERVVLREAGFLRPVVIFGPIADVAREKLSREEPDLFELAKSEPRDAGTDQRSSGIIRLHTIKQIIDRDKHAVLDITPNAVDRLNYAQWYPIVVFLNPDNKQGVKNMRTRLCPESRKSARKLYERAIKLRKNNHHLFTTTINLNNMNDGWYGALKETIQQQQNQLVWVSEGKADGTTEDDLDIHDDRLSYLSAPGSEYSMYSTDSRHTSDYEDTDTEGGAYTDQELDETLNDEVGLPTEPAITRSSEPVREDPPVIQDTPGYPGYQHPVQPDPASRIDPAGFKMAVPQQQDEAALPMPSLPPTVVAPPAVEQPVQLEGMHLEEPPAAAAAPQADSLSSPSPAPELIQPPPPPHEPHPSGPPGPEPKMYKKDLYNMEDPVRINHGLKPSMSYSHQPPYQDKQPYREYDHPPYGYDGGGYTEPKPHNTDSHLHYDNRVPHYNEQWPPYDQQTSSSQPAGYQPGHQQPMGYNPRSPYEDAPGRDYSPPQPRYDEAPPVGYDGRPRHSKPGPIRYDEPPPPAGYEARSPYEAEPHSFPINSPRSPEAPKQYYGDSGLRPTYIPGPPNRGYKPGMHEPMMNSESTISPPKPETLPSPGEPAITPGSKPLPPPPREDLDEDPAMKPQSVLNRVKMFENKRSVSMDRAKEGESSALRPADVPKPVSAPGPVLKANSLSNLEQEKSTYRAPEPQKPHTKPMDDVVRSNHYDPDEDEEYYRKQLSYFDRRSFDSKAMGQPSPGINRFHDLPKPAQLSYPYNRVESVEKVSPVEKRYEPLPQISPSSQYGPPASAIPPNTLPKLSPIEANSIPEPLSSPNPKPELAALRPASRDEPTPGGYLPPRGLPDKSPVNGTDAAPPKTLGAPAPTNYNRYVPKPYTNSARPFERKFDSPKFNHNLLPNDIQVKTDLLSKPSVVSNSGGKPQLSPQPLDHDSGLDTFTRTMDNRPKYQHNNINAIPKAIPVSPSTLDDDEEDEGHTVVATARGIFNCNGGVLSSIETGVSIIIPQGAIPESVEQEIYFKVCRDNSILPPLDKEKGETLLSPLVMCGPHGLKFLKPVELRLPHCASMTPDGWSFALKSSDSSSGDPKTWQNKSLPGDPNYLVGANCVSVLIDHF